The following proteins come from a genomic window of Pyxidicoccus sp. MSG2:
- a CDS encoding PQQ-binding-like beta-propeller repeat protein, giving the protein MTRIRIGQRWKREPATSPLDSIALELDGVDLLSGAVEESLAEVVPALVRSVAAIYGGRQRLAQVSLPEAHLELVLRRVGPEVELLVASLARPARLLRPPVRVEVDELAVAVREGAERFLADVTRVAPKALSQALSQALGEPLKVLRRPARPPEEARAKPSTKRVEPQEVPGFGFELRDVGVSAGRASERGTSGSLAPLLAGGEVWLALPGRPEAWRVPGPPFLAVLELSRQAVELARAVELGEERFELAPAGARPVLVLDLKAGKAKPGRTGTPFPLDAKALAGALFHLGESLAATFAESDRTQVGNPYLVELAERCREGLSHLRGAVQPPEAQGAARERKARAERGTSKPLKVPGRLRRLRFEKLWEKRGLADAEEAKLLLGRHGPVYCAPQLASAFSRKDGTLLWKRAAPLGVAASADGHAVAADMTRVYGFTGRGAGARWLHDHDGIPLGPLLLRKDGLLLTLSEDRTVVAFAEATGREVWRLAPPRTQRSWLSTQGHRALVGTDSGYLYGLDLEDGQVRYRMRAPMPFHCPPVAWGRRFLSMLGRGSHWAVLLADAHTGETVWTHEPDLTHPSLPLPVGPRVFLAGERERDGVLLCLDSKGKRVWERPLNLGPGPYALSPLPRAVVVTSPSGAAARVAANGTVDWRVGAAGEPLIRALPARTARGVTLVPGERVRAVDPRGGQVLAEVRVGVGLVALQADVRLNLYFLDDAGTLSSYRLASHFTVVE; this is encoded by the coding sequence ATGACCCGCATACGCATCGGACAGCGTTGGAAACGCGAACCCGCGACTTCCCCGCTCGATTCCATCGCACTGGAATTGGACGGGGTGGACCTGCTGTCCGGGGCCGTGGAGGAGTCTCTAGCAGAAGTGGTGCCCGCGCTGGTGCGCTCAGTTGCGGCCATTTATGGGGGGCGACAGCGGCTGGCCCAGGTTTCCCTGCCGGAAGCCCACCTGGAACTGGTGCTGCGCCGGGTAGGACCGGAGGTGGAATTGCTCGTGGCGAGCCTCGCCCGCCCCGCCCGGCTGCTGCGGCCACCGGTGCGCGTGGAGGTGGACGAGCTGGCGGTGGCCGTCCGGGAGGGCGCCGAGCGCTTCCTCGCGGACGTCACCCGGGTGGCCCCGAAGGCGCTCTCCCAGGCGCTCTCCCAGGCGCTGGGGGAGCCGCTGAAGGTCCTTCGCCGCCCCGCCCGCCCTCCCGAGGAGGCGCGTGCGAAGCCCTCCACGAAGCGGGTGGAGCCCCAGGAGGTGCCCGGCTTCGGCTTCGAGCTGCGCGACGTGGGAGTGTCCGCCGGCCGTGCGAGCGAGCGGGGCACCTCGGGAAGCCTGGCGCCGCTGCTGGCCGGGGGCGAGGTGTGGCTAGCGCTGCCGGGCCGCCCCGAGGCGTGGCGCGTCCCGGGTCCGCCCTTCCTCGCGGTGCTGGAGCTGTCGCGGCAGGCGGTGGAGCTGGCCCGCGCGGTGGAGCTGGGCGAGGAGCGCTTCGAGCTGGCCCCCGCGGGCGCGCGGCCGGTGCTGGTGCTGGACTTGAAGGCCGGCAAGGCGAAGCCCGGGCGCACCGGCACGCCCTTCCCGCTCGACGCCAAGGCGCTGGCCGGGGCCCTCTTCCACCTGGGCGAGTCCCTGGCCGCCACCTTCGCGGAGTCCGACCGCACGCAGGTGGGCAACCCCTACCTGGTGGAGCTGGCGGAGCGCTGCCGCGAGGGCCTGTCCCACCTGCGCGGCGCGGTGCAGCCCCCCGAGGCGCAGGGCGCGGCCCGGGAGCGGAAGGCCCGTGCGGAACGCGGCACGTCGAAGCCGCTGAAGGTGCCCGGGCGCCTGCGCCGGCTGCGCTTCGAGAAGCTGTGGGAGAAGCGCGGGCTGGCGGACGCCGAGGAGGCGAAGCTGCTCCTGGGCCGGCACGGTCCGGTGTACTGCGCGCCGCAGCTCGCGTCGGCCTTCTCCCGCAAGGACGGGACGCTGCTGTGGAAGCGCGCGGCGCCGCTGGGCGTGGCGGCGTCCGCGGACGGACACGCGGTGGCGGCGGACATGACGCGCGTGTACGGCTTCACCGGCCGGGGCGCGGGCGCGCGCTGGCTGCATGACCACGACGGCATCCCCCTGGGCCCGCTGCTCCTGCGCAAGGACGGGCTGCTGCTCACCCTCTCCGAGGACCGCACCGTCGTCGCCTTCGCCGAGGCCACCGGCCGCGAGGTGTGGCGCCTCGCCCCCCCGCGCACGCAGCGAAGCTGGCTGTCCACCCAGGGCCACCGCGCGCTGGTGGGCACCGACTCGGGCTACCTCTACGGGCTCGACTTGGAAGACGGCCAGGTGCGCTACCGGATGCGCGCGCCCATGCCCTTCCACTGCCCGCCGGTGGCGTGGGGCCGGCGCTTCCTGTCCATGCTGGGGCGCGGCTCGCACTGGGCGGTGCTGCTCGCGGACGCGCACACCGGTGAAACCGTGTGGACACACGAGCCGGACCTCACCCATCCCTCCCTGCCACTGCCCGTGGGCCCACGCGTGTTCCTCGCCGGGGAGCGCGAGCGCGACGGCGTCCTCCTGTGCCTGGACTCCAAGGGCAAGCGCGTCTGGGAGCGGCCGCTGAACCTGGGGCCGGGGCCCTACGCGCTGTCGCCGCTACCGCGCGCGGTGGTGGTGACGAGCCCGTCCGGGGCCGCCGCGCGCGTGGCCGCCAACGGCACGGTGGACTGGCGCGTGGGCGCCGCGGGCGAGCCGCTCATCCGCGCGCTCCCGGCCCGCACCGCGCGGGGCGTGACGCTGGTGCCGGGCGAGCGGGTGCGGGCGGTGGACCCTCGCGGCGGCCAGGTGCTCGCGGAGGTCCGGGTGGGCGTGGGGCTCGTCGCGCTCCAGGCGGACGTGCGCCTCAACCTCTACTTCCTCGACGACGCCGGCACGCTGTCCTCGTACCGGCTGGCGTCGCACTTCACCGTGGTGGAGTAG